A window from Zingiber officinale cultivar Zhangliang chromosome 7A, Zo_v1.1, whole genome shotgun sequence encodes these proteins:
- the LOC121999852 gene encoding protein HEADING DATE 3A-like, with protein MGEVVRDVLEPFTTSVPLRIRYNARQVVNGAEFRPSNIANKPRVEIGGDDLSTFYTLVMVDPDAPNPSNPSMREYLHWLVTDIPGTTNANFGRENLCYEGPRPALGIHRMVFVLFQQLGRQTVFALPEVRQNFNTRSFMTENYLVPVAISYFNCQRETGSGGRRFAS; from the exons ATGGGCGAAGTTGTACGAGATGTATTGGAGCCGTTTACGACGTCCGTCCCACTTAGGATCCGATACAACGCTAGACAAGTAGTAAACGGTGCAGAGTTTAGGCCATCCAACATTGCCAACAAGCCTAGGGTTGAGATTGGAGGAGATGATCTTAGCACTTTCTACACTCTT GTGATGGTGGATCCTGACGCACCCAACCCTAGTAATCCATCAATGAGGGAGTACTTACACTG GTTAGTCACAGACATCCCTGGCACAACTAATGCGAACTTCG gtcGTGAAAATTTATGCTACGAGGGGCCGCGACCAGCGTTAGGAATTCATAGGATGGTGTTTGTGCTTTTCCAACAGCTGGGAAGGCAGACAGTGTTTGCGTTGCCGGAGGTGCGACAAAACTTCAACACAAGAAGCTTCATGACTGAAAACTACCTAGTTCCAGTCGCTATCTCATACTTCAATTGCCAGAGGGAGACTGGATCCGGCGGTAGAAGATTTGCCTcttaa